TTCAAGCAGAGAGAGGAATGAGGTTAATGATTAATTATAGATAATATCAGCTTCAGTTTGAAGTTCTTTGAAAAGTTAAGGTCTGTCACTTGGCTAGGAGGGACTGACTTACCAGCTAGGTGAGTGACACCAGCCGGATTTCAGTTATGAACATATTTTTCCAGGGAACAAATTGTTTATATCTTGACACATTCTTCCCATGAACAAATGGTTTACATTCTGATCCTGAAAAAGCATGGTGGCCCCATCATTCTCATGCTTGACATGAGTGCCTCCAGTTCGAAAAGTTTACAAATTCATTTGCATTAAGTTTTTGAAAGGCATGTTTGAAAACAAAAGGCCACAGAAATTAAAGCAACaatgttattaaaatattttatagaaaTGATTTTAAGAATGTTTACAGCTGAGTGGACAGTGAATTACttcatatggcctttctagccttaTTCTTTGTGATTCTCACATAATGATTGGTTGAGGCTATGCACATAAGGTGTATaggaactgtgatggttaaggatatgtgtcaacttggctgggccataattttcagtggtttggcagttatgtaatgatgtagttatcctctattttgtgatctgatataattatccaccattttgtgatgtgttttaaatcctaacctctatgcctgtggttatggtcccatttgggagggagttgtttgctatgttaatgaggcagaattaggttaagatgtatcttgagtcaccaccTTATTGGAGtgtgtgactcaagtcaccaaCCTTACCCCAGCCACTACCCTTACCATCCTTATTCAAGTCATGCCTTTACTtaagtcacaccttttatcttacaagagataaaaggagagagaagcaattaGGGTGGGTGGTGGGGGGACCACTACCACCCAgaatgaagagccaggagtgaagtgtgtcctttggacccaggatccctgcctAGAGAACCTCCttgacccaggagacagagagagctataacaccagaGACAATGAGAGACAgctagaagcagcagcagagaaatgggggcagcagaggcagcagaactgaGACTGGTGGGAGATAGTGTGgcaggcttcctggcccatggagcatgaaagctgagcaccttcaggcaggaggcttgctggcaggtgtggtgcctctgggcacttggcagAGCTAAGCTTGTTGTCCCATGGAGTAAAAGACCTGAGAGACTTAAGGCCaaagcttactggtggagtggggtggctCTAGGcatttatcagtggagctaaagagctttgtaacacttgcttgagCTGGGCAGAGGTCAGATCAGCCCACGaggcctgaggggctgaggggctgagggccagagagaggctggCCTGTGAGCAATGCTGAGAAATGGCTATTCTGATAGAAAAATTGTATCCTGCAttgtttctgatcctgaattgtaagcCCTATAACGGtattgtctgtgaattctgtgtggccactgcaaagaATTATTGAATCCAGCCGAGAAGTAAAGACTGCCATGTGTGGGAGGGTCAACCGATATCCAAATTAGTAAAAaggctggagagaggaggtatgtctgagcTCTACCTCATAAAATTggctttgggctgatgctgatggtgattcctTCACCCCTTAGTGAAGTTAGAGTAGGTCGGATGCTGCCCTCACACAATTTTTACAGGCAGTATATAAATAAATTGCGCAGTATCCACACTAAGCCAAAAATGGTATCAGAAGCTATTGTTTAAACTGGATTTACTGCAAAGTGAGCTGTGGCCTTCATAATGCTTAATTCTTTATATTTAGCTCTTACCTTTACTATATTTTCAGGTAACTAATATTTTAAAATCCTAATCCTTACTTTATGTGTTCTCTGAAAAATGATTTAATATCCAGGTAAGGTTGTTAGTGTGTTTCTTGAGGATCCTTCAAGTGAAGAACACTTTCCTTCCTTAGAGGTAGGAACACTCTGACAAGGTGGACTCCTTCACACTTGAGTCTTCATTTTTAGTCAGCATCTCCCAGTGGGGATTTATTGGCTTATGTTGTTAATCCTCAAAACTGTCTATGTCTTTATTATATGTGTATAAGTTGCTTCAGACAAATATTACAAAGAAGGCTTCTACTGTCTTCCTTTTAGAAATTGAATTATATGTAGATACATTAAAATGTTATATATTTGACATTAACTTCAATACAAAATCTAATACATATATTCTTATGAATGTTAAAATATATTCTCCTTAAAAGAGACTTTTAGAGTCTTGTGGTGAATCTCACCCTGATATTACAGGCtcgaataaaacaaataaaataaatattggagaggctgtggcgatattgaaactcttatgcactgctggtagggaTGCAAAATGGtggaaccattttggaaaacgatatggtgcttccttaaaaagctagaaaaagaaatatcatatgatctagcaatcccacttctacaATAtctcctagagaagtaagagccttcacgTGAATagatatgcacaaccatgttcattgaagcattattcacaatagcaaaaagttggaaacaacctaagtgcccatcaacagataaatgaataaacaaactatggtacacacacgcaatggaatactacgcaaaagagaagaacagtgataaatctgtgaaacatctcacatcatggatgaatctggaaggcattatgctgagtgaaataagtcaatcacaaaaggacaaatactgtatgagaccacaattataaaacTCACGacaaagtttacacacagaaagaaataatctttgatggttatgagggagggaaggggtcgAGAGGgagaaacactaactagacaatagataagtgataactttggtgaagagcaagacagtacacaatactggggaagtcagcacaacttgatcaagaaAAAGTCATACAGGCTTCATAGTCACATCCAAACtcactgggctgaggactggggactatggtctcaggggatatctagctcaattggtataacacagtttataaagaaaatattctacatcctactctggtgagtagcatctggagtcttaaaagcttgtgagcagccatctaagatactccactggtcccaccctgtctggagcaagggagaatgaagaaaacaaaagacacaagggaaagattagtccaaaggaccattGGACTACAATTAGCACAGCCACCaggagactgagtccagcacaacaagatggtgccccgttaccaccacctactgctctgaggaggatcaaaatagagggtcccagccagagctgtggaaaatgtagaacaaaattcaaactcacaaaaaaagaccagacttattggtctgacagaaatgaagaaaccctgagagtatggccttggacacccttttaactcagtgctgaagtcacttctgaggttcatccttcagccaaagattagataggctcaTGAAACAAACAACAATACACACAACCCAACCATGTACATAGACTAAATGAGCTTAGCAGCTCAGgcgcaaggacaagaaggcagaaggggacaggaaaactggacaaatgaaaatggggaacccaaggtcgagaagtggagagtgttgacatgtcgtgggttggcagccaatgtcacaaaacactatGTGTGTTAAttattcaatgagaaactaatttgctctgtataccttcatctaaagtacaaacaaaacaaaggagtCTTGAGTGGTGCTTAAGATGATTTTGGGTCCTCATAAATTTCTTAATAAAACTTAATGAATTTTGCAGACAAATACATCACTTATGTTTTATTAAGGTAAATTGCATTTGAGAGATGGAATTTCATTCACGTTTATATTTTATGAATAGTTCATTCAATCCTGAAGATTTTCCTCAGAGCAGCCATCATCTCCTTGTTTCTGAGGCTGTATATTAGAGGATTACATAGAGGTGTTATCACAGAATAAAACAAGGTAACAATTTTTTGCATTTTCATTGGATGTTCTGATCCTGGGTTCACATACATCACCATAACAGAGCCAAAAAACAGAACCACCACAGCCAGATGGGAAGCACAAGTGGAGAAAGCCTTGCGTTTGCTCGCTGCTGAGGGCATCCGTAGCACAACCAGAATCACCAGAGCATAGGAACAAaggacaaagagaaaagtgacaatcatgaagatagcaTTGAAAACAGAGTAAATGAGCTGTGTGGTGGTGTCTTCAGAACAGGACAGCATCATCAATGGGACAGGATCACACACAAAATGGTCGATGATATTTGGGCCACAGTAGGGCAATTGTGAAATGACAACAACTGGGGTTAGGAAGAGGATTAACCCACAAGACCATCCAAAGATGGCCAGGCCAGTGCACAGCTCTTTAGTCATGATGCGTGGATAATGTAGAGGACGGCAGATGGCAAGGTACCTGTCAAAGGCCATGATGCAAAGGTAGAAGCCCTCATCACatccaaaagagaagaaaaagtagaattgTACAAAACAACTCACAAAGGAGATGGACTTGCTTATGGAGAGGAAGTTGGCCAACATGTTAGGGACAGTTGTGGTAACATAACATATTTCTAGACAAGAGAAATTCCCCAGGAATATGTACATAGGAGCATGAAGGCGCAGGTCCCAGCACACAGCACAGACAATAGCTGCATTCCCCATCAAGGTCAGCGTGTAGGTTACTGAGAAGAGCCCGAAGTAGAGGAGCTGCATTTCTGGGCTTGAGGGAAAGCCCAGGAGGATAAAGTAGCTAACAGAGCTGGTGGTGTCTCTGCCAGATGTATTCATTAGTCTGAAAGACAGGAAAATAACACCAGCTATTAAACTCTAAAGGAGAATGCTGATTCTTCCTGGAAACACCAAAATTCTTTATCCTTTTTTAGACTTTTGCTTAAGCAACAGATAGATGTTTGCTTATGTCACAAAAACTGGTTTTCATGATCATTCCCTGAACACATAATCTCATTTTAATAGGACCCAATAATAGAAAGAAGGGAAAACGTCAACTGAGAACAAATATTTACCTGGGTAAGAGCACTAGACTAGACCCTAGGAATGCACACTTTTGTGAATTTGGCAAGTTATCTAAGCTCAATTAGTCTATTTTTCATCTGTCTACCTGCACTGCTGATAGTACAGGGTATTGTGCACAAATTTCCATATACGTAAAGTTCTTTCTATGGTACTATGAAAACCTCCTTATATCACTATTAAAATCATTatgatctggaaaaaaaaaaaacttaaatcaaGATATTTTAAAAGACTATTTCAATGCAGTGCACAAATTAATATGAAGACTCAAATTAATACTTACTTTTACTCTCACATCCTCCAGCATACTCATAGTGTTTTaaagagagaataaaaagaatctcTCTCATTTCAGGGTAGATGATCTTTTAAACTCCTCCGTGTATTCATGATCAATGTGTttttggtgttaaaaaaaaaaatgctcccttTATTTTAGGTGGCTGGATGCACAATACATTGTGAAGAAGAGCCCTATACTTTGGCCTCTAAATTGCACCTGTTAAGCATTTTGATATACTCCCAAGTGAATATGTGAAACAGATATGGCCATCAAAGTGTTTGACGTTAGTGACGGCAGCTGTTTTGAGTGACTGTGGCTAAATTTAATGCGCCTGTACTTGGTAGCCATGTCCAAGTAGGCTGCAAGAAAAATTGAAAGGTAAATATGTTTTAGATTTCTGTGAGAATTTCCATATTCTTTTATTCACTGCCCTTTCCcacactttcctttttttctcccttttccacagactttcaggtttttttttttttaatatattactaTGATGTCGCATCTATGTGATTCCTAGCTGTACAACCTGAAATATGGAACTTCTCACTTCTCTCCCTCCTGCTACTTCCACCCCAGGTAGTTGTTATGGAGTCAAAACTCAATTCTGTTTCCTCGGGCTTTCTCTCTGATCTATTACATTAGGCAGTGTAATTCTTCAGAAGTATTCATTGAACTTCTTTAGTGTGTCCATGGGTCTTTTAAGTGCTGGAGAAATTGGTGTGAGTATGACAGATCCTGCCCTTATAGAGTTTATAATCCTGGGATCAACAGTAAACCTTCAATACATTTTGCTGaagtttgatttattttctatgTGTGACACTATTTTTGCATTTTATGAGGAATATTTAAGGAAGCCTTTTTAAGGTGGCAATCTAAGACCTTGAGCCAGGGGAGCCCATGACATATTTCGGTATGGGGTGATAAAGTCAGGGTTCCACAGATTATACCACATACATGGTTGATTCTTTTACTACACTGAGGTTTATTGAGACGTTACCTAATATGGAAGGACTAGTGTTTACAGACAGATGAAGCAAAAAGCCCAGGAAAATCCTTGGGTCTATGGATTGTCTAAAACTCTGTCCAttgagtttaaattttttttcttatggtaaaatatgtataacataaaTTTTCCATTTCAATAATTTTGAGTGTACATTTCAGTGGCATGAATTACATTCACAATATTGTACAATTGTTACCActacttccaaaactttttcatcatcccaaacagagaACCTGTACTCCTgttgaatatttttaaagaacgaATTCACTCAATTGACCAGGTCCTTTGGGGGAATCTTGTCTCTTAATATTttgtttgaaatatatttttatacttcAATGAATTATCTTATTGTCCTTTAGGTAGTCCTTTGTCCTATTAACACCAGACCCTACTCTCAGCCATTTCACttaatttattttacttagagGTCACTgacaatggatttgttttaagTCATTATCAGTACTCACTCGTCTTGGTCCTGATTATTTCCTGGTGATAGTAATTGTCCAATGTCACAGTTTAGAGTAAATTCTATGTgtgcaataacaacaaaaaaaatccacacatGGTGAATATTTTTGTAATTTAGAGAGGAATTAATTCACAAAACCAGACCacattaacaaaaccaaaagcaaaatatggccttgagagAGAAGACATTTCTGAAAAGAGACATCTCCATTTTTCCTCTACTCACCAAGCAAAAAATATCATCAAAATAAGTCTTTCTCTAGCAATTTATCAGTTAATATATATATTCACTTGAAATCCTAAGCCACTTTGTAAATATATCCTGAAAAGGGATGAAAATCATATGAAAAATATCTTCTAGACTCAGGGAAATAAGAAGGAAAATTCACATTTcaaggttttattattattattgccagtGTTTCAATCAAATCAAACAAAAATATACCTAGTTTTTCAAAGACAAgaagaaaacacattttttattatatcgattaaagtaaaataaaaatgagtagTTATGGCTCACATGTCATATGGTTTCCATTCACTCCTTGGATGAATGCTGAGAAGAAGGTCAGAGAGGGGAGATAAAATATTGCTCCCTGGAGCAAAAGCCATGTGAGGGACTCCCGAGAAATTGGATGATCCAGTTTGAATCTCATAAGTTGCAAAAGGTGAACCCTAAAAGAGATTTTCTTCCTAACCTCAAAGCTCATGTTTATGGTCAAGATGAAAGACCAGATGACGATATTATATAAGCCTATTTCCTTGCCTTGTGGCCTTTTGGGATTTGAGGCTATCTCTCAGGATTTGATAGTGCTTATTCAACAGAGAAGACTATTTTTGAATTTTCACTTATAATCAAACTCCAAGTCTTGCTATTCCCCAAAGGATAGTGTAGCTGTGGAATTAGATTCTTTCTTTGCTTTCCTCTCTAATATCCAGGCAATGTTGCAATTTCCTGGGGAATAATCAAGCAGTAATAGGAATTGTTGTAATAGATACAATAGGAAACTCTACCGTGAggcagactaaaacagactaagaagaaagagccaggggtctacttctgaaaagaattagccagtgaaaaccttaggaataacaGCAGAGCACTacttgatatagtgccagaagaagagcccctcaggttggaagtcactgaaaagatgactggggaagagctgactcctcaaagtagagttgaccgtAATGACATgggtagagtcaagcttttgggaccttcatttcctgatgtggcctgactcaaaatgagaagaaacagctccaaacatccattaataatcggaacatggaatgtacaaagtatgaatctaggaaaattggaaatcgtcaataatgaaatagaaggcataaacatccatatcctaggcgttagtgaactGAAATTAACTGGTGTTTGCCATTTCGAATCACACAATCGTGCCGTCTGCtaggctgggaatgacaacttgaagaggaatgtcattgcattcactgtcaaaaagaccatttcaagtaCAACtcagttgtacttcaggatagatcttgaagcgGTCTTTTTGACATTGAATGCAATAATGTCAGAGATTGGATGGTAGAATCTTGCAAGAAAAacgcttcttcattgcaaataccttttttcaccaacataagcggtggctatacacatgggccttgccatatggaatacataggaatcaaatgactacatctgtggaaagagacattggaaaagctcaacatcatcagctaGAATAaggcaggggccaactgtggaacagaccatcaattgctcacacacAAGTTTgagctgaaactgaggaaaattagaataagatcacaagagccaaagtaagaccttgagtataccccacctgaatttagagaccatctcaagaatagatttgacatgttcaacactaatgaccaaagaccagaggagttgtggaatgacatccaggacatcatacatgaagaaagcaaaaggtcactaaaaagacaggaaagaaaaaaagaccaaagtgatgtcataagagaccctgaaacttgctcttaaacatcaagtaactaaagcaaaaggaaaaaatgattaagtaaaagagttgaacagaagatttttcaaaggatggcttaagaaggcaaagtaaagtattatgataatgtgcaaagtcctggagatagaaaaccaaaaaggaagaacatgctctgcatttctcaagctgaaagaaagaattaaaaattcaagcctcgagttgcaataccaaaggattctacagggaaaatattaaatgactcaagaagcatcaaaagaagatgaaggaatacacagagtcactataccaaaaagaattggtcaatgttcaaccatttcacaaggtaacatataatcaggaactgatggcactgaaggaagaagtccggcactggtgaaaaacaagcctccagaaattgacggaataccaattgagatgttccaacaaatggatacagctctGAAAATGCttacttttctatgccaagaaatttggaagacagttacctggcccaactgactggaatatatccatatttgtgcctattccaagaaaggtgatccaaccgaatgtggaaattattgaacaatatcattaatatcatacaacattaaaattttgctgaagatcattcaatattggctgcagcagcatatccacagggaactgccagaaattcaagctggattcagaagaggacatggaaccagggatattattgctgatgtcagatggatcttggctaaaagcagggaatatcagaaagatgtttacctgtgttttactgattacacaaaggcatttgactgagtggatcataacaaattatggataatgttgggaAGAATtgtaatttcagaacacttaattgtgctcataagaaacctgtacatagatcaagaggcagtcattcaaaaagaaaaaggggacactgcatggtttaaagtcaggaaaggtgtgtgccagggttgtatcttttcactatacctattcaatatgcatgctgagcaaataattggagaagctggaccatatgaagaacagatgacacaaccttgcttgctgaaagtgaagaggaattgaagcacttactgatgaagatcaaagaccacagccttcagtatggattatacctcaacacaaagaaaacacaatttctcacaaatggaccataagcaacaccatgataaatggagaaaatattgaatttgtcaaggacttcgttttacttggatccacagtcaacacccatggaagcattagtcaaggaatcaaacaaccCATTGagttgggcaaatccactgcaaaagacatctttcaagtgttgaaaagcaaagatgtcaccttgaagactaaagtgcacctgacccaagccatggcattttcagtctcctcacatgcatgggaaatctggacagtgaaaaaagaagactgaataagaatttgCACATTTGAATTGCAGTGgtagggaagaatattgaatataccatggactgccaaaagaacgaacaaatttgtcttggacgaagtacagccagaatgctccttagaagcaaggatggtaagactgtgtcttacatactttggacatgttgtcaggagggatcagtccctggagaaggacatcatgcttggtaaaatagagggtcagtggaaaaaaaggaagaccctggatgagatggattgacacagacgCTGTAAGAATGGGTTTAAAAAGAATAactacgattgtgaggatggtgcaggacagggcagtgttttgttctcttgtacatagggtttctgtgagttggaaccaactctgcagcacctaactacaacattTAGGCCCCCATTCCAATTTTGAAAAAGGACAAAATCTTCTTTGCCTATCAACTACCTGTACATGTAATATTTGTTAGAAATATTTGAGTTGCATTTAAGTGTATCACAGAAAAATGACTGTTCAAAAAATTTGATTGACATTCAGCTGTGCcataaatatgttttattttattttattttgttgttgagaacatacatcaattcaacaatttctacgtgtaccatttagtaacactgattacattcttcaagttgtacaaccattttcaccctccttttctgagttgtttctccctcattaacataaattccctGTCCCTAAGCTTCCTAGATAGataatctttcaaattgctgttgtcactttgatctctTATAGAtcattcttaaaaaagcataatgctcaaggcaggcatttttacCAGTGAAGCTAAAGtaatgtttggttttaagaaaactttaggggatatttttggtttaaggtttaatttaagggattcatcagccttcatggctccaggaagtctggagcctttgaaagtttgaaattctgttctgcatttcaccattttggtcaggattcttctatagaatctttgatcaaaatgttcagtaatggtggccagacaccatctagttcttctggtctcattatgccataaatatttattgactaccaACCATGTGCCATTCATTATACCAGACCCTAGGAATATTGTAGAAAACAACCTAAAAACCCCCTGCTTTTGCTCTTTCTACATTCTATTTGAGGGAGAAGAAAACAATCTAAACAAATAGGATAATCACATAGTATATTAGAAAATAAtacgaagaaaaataaagcatggAGTTGGAAGGGAATGTTAGTATGGGgattataattttaaataggTGATAAGGAAAACATTACAGAGAAAGTGGCATTTAAACCATGTCTAGAAGAAGTTATATATCAATGTATGTGCATATTTGGGAGAGTAGTATTCCAGGGCAAAGAAATCGTCTTTACTAGGAACCAGAGGCAGAAAAAAGCATAACACATTGGAGTAACAGCAAGCAGGTCACTGTGGTTATAGAGCGTAAGCAATGGGCAAAGTAGTAGGAGATGATGTCAGAGAGGTAACAGGTGAGGGCAGATCATATAGGGCTTTGCAGGGCATTggcaatttgaaaccaccagtggctccatgagaggaAGATTTGGCAGTTTGCtttcgtagagatttacagccttggaaagcccctggggtcgctatgagccggaatctacTAAACGACAGTGAGTTGGCAGTGGTTAGGGCATTGTAAAGGCTTTGGCTTTTATTTTAAGAAAGGTCCAGTTTCTTGAAAGtgtattggattttgtcaaatgctttttcttcttCAACTGAGGTAATAAATGTGGGCTTTTTTCCGTTCTTTCTAATAATGCCTATtacattaatttttgtatgttgaaatACTCTCGCATTTCttggataaatctcacttggcCATGTTATACagtttttttaacatgttgtatttgattttttagtactttgttgaggatttttgcatctatattcataacgaatattggtctgtagttttcttttcttgtggtatttttgtctgGCTTTGATAACAGGGTAATTTTGGTCTTAGAGAACAAGAACATGTCATACTATGAAGAGTTTTCTATATTGGGAAGATTTTGAAAAGAATTGGCTTATTTTTTCTATTAAGCGTTTGTAGGATTCACCAGTGAAACTACCTGGTtgtgggcttttctttgttgggggatttttgattactgattcaatctctttactcattatgaaaacaaaacaaaacagaacaaccaaaaccattgcccttgagttgattctgactcatagcaaccctataggatacagtagaactgccttatagggtttccaaggttgtaacgtttaaggacgcagactgccacatgtttctcccaagGAGAGAAAGTTTCAAACCagagaccttttggttaccagctgagcacgtagccactggccaccagggctctttttactcattacaccaaaccaaacccattgccattaggtTGATtttaattcatagcgaccctataaggacagagtagagctgccatctgccctataggatttccaaggctataaatccttatgaaagcaggctgccatatctttgtcCCACTGAGCGGCTGGTCGGTTTGAATCGctgggcttttggttagcagccagcacttaaaccactgcaccacagggctctaGGTCTGTTCAAATTCTATATTTCTTCTCAAGTTTTGATAACttgtgtgtttgtagaaatttatcCATCTCATCTACATTATCAAATTTTTTGGTGTGCAATTATTCATAGTATTCTCTATCATCCATTTCCTGCAAAGTCTGTAGTAATGTACCACTTTCATTTCTGAATTTAGTAATTTGAGGGTTTTTTCCTTTAGTCTAGGTAAAGATttgccaattttgttgatcttttcaaagaactaactctTGGTTTCCTTGAATCTACTGTGTTCTATCTTatgattcatttatttctgctctaatattttttatttccttccttctgctagttgtgggtttagtttgctcttctttttctagttccttaaaGTTGAaggttaggttattgatttgtgatctttctttttaatggagGCATTTACAGTTACATGCTTTCCTCTGAGCACTATTTTCACCATATCCCATcagtttaggtatgtagtgttttctttttcattcctcccaaagcattttctaatttcccttgtgatttcttctttggaaTATTGGCTCTTTAAgattgtgttgtttaatttccacacgTTTGTGAATTTTCCAGcttttattctgttttaatttttagctTCAGTCTATCTTGATTAGAGAGGATACTTTGCATGATttg
The window above is part of the Loxodonta africana isolate mLoxAfr1 chromosome 10, mLoxAfr1.hap2, whole genome shotgun sequence genome. Proteins encoded here:
- the LOC100655704 gene encoding olfactory receptor 11G2-like: MYIFLGNFSCLEICYVTTTVPNMLANFLSISKSISFVSCFVQFYFFFSFGCDEGFYLCIMAFDRYLAICRPLHYPRIMTKELCTGLAIFGWSCGLILFLTPVVVISQLPYCGPNIIDHFVCDPVPLMMLSCSEDTTTQLIYSVFNAIFMIVTFLFVLCSYALVILVVLRMPSAASKRKAFSTCASHLAVVVLFFGSVMVMYVNPGSEHPMKMQKIVTLFYSVITPLCNPLIYSLRNKEMMAALRKIFRIE